DNA from Bradyrhizobium japonicum USDA 6:
CGAGCCGGTCGCGAACACGTCTGCTCCGAAGGCGCGCGCGATCTGGATCGCGACATGGCCGACGCCGCCGGCACCGCCATGAATCAAAACCTTCTGGCCGGCCTTCAGCGCCGCGCGATCGATCAGGCCTTCCCAGGCCGTGATGAAGATCAGCGGCAGGGCGGCCGCTTCGCGCATGCTGAGATTGGCGGGCTTGGGCGCCAGCAGGTCGGCATCGACCGCGGCGAATTCAGCGAGCGATCCCGGCACGCCGCCGACGCCGCCGGTCATGCCATAGGCCTCGTCGCCCGGCTTGAAGCGTGTCACGTCGTGTCCGGTCTGCTCGACCACGCCGGCGAGATCGATTCCGAGAATGGCGGGCAGCGGATGATGCGCATGTGCTGCCGTGCCGGCATGGATCTTGGTGTCGAGCGGATTGACCCCGCTCGCACGCACCCGCACCAGCACCTCGCGCGGGCCGACCTCGGGCGTGGAGACGGTTGAGAGGCGCAGCGGCGCGTTGTTGGTCTCCAGGATCGCCGCCCGCATCGTCGATTGTCTCGTCATGATCGTCTTGCTCCGTTGTCGGCCTCCAATATGCCCATGAATTTTTGCATGAGAAGGAACAAGGATGTACGATGGTCGTGCATTTGTGCATGAGGTCATTTCGATGGACTGGAGCGATCTGCGCATCTTCCTGGCGATTGCGCGCGAAGGCACGCTCGGGGCTGCCGCGCGCAAGATCGGCCAGACCCAGCCGACGATGGGGCGGCGGCTTCGCGCGCTCGAAACCGCGCTGGGACAAACGCTGTTCCAGCGCACCGCCGATGGTTTTGTGCTGACCGACGAGGGCACCGCCGTGCTGCGCCATGCCGAGCGGATCGAGGAGGAGGCGCTCGCGCTTCAGCGCCACGCCTCCGGCGCGGAGACGCAGCTCGACGGCATGCTGCGCCTGTCGTCGTCGGACTGGTTCGGCACGGTGATGCTGTCGCCGGTGATCGCGGCCTTCGGCAAGCGTCATCCCAAGGTGACCGTCGAGCTCCTGACCGATGCGCGCCTCTACAGCCTGCCGCGGCGCGAGGCCGATCTCGTCTTCCGCATCAGGCCGTTCAGCGAACCCGAGGTGATATCGAGAAAACTGCTCCACATTCCCTACGCACTGTATGGCAGAAAGGGCAGCAAGCCGCCGCGCGCCGGCGACGGCAGCGGCGCCCGCGTCGTCACCATGAATGCCGAATTCGCCGACATGCCAGATGCGATCTGGTTGAAGCGCACGCTGCCGAATGCGGAGATCGCCTCGCGCAGCAACAACCGGCAGGCGCAGGCAGAGCTGTGTGCCGGCGGCGGCGGGTTTGCCGTGCTGCCACGCCCCCTCGGCGACCGCGACCGCCGTCTCGTCGCGCTCGACATCGGCGCGACGCCCCCCGGCCGCGACACGTTTGTCGGCTATCACCGCGATCTCAGGCGCCTCGCGCGCTTGCGCGCGCTGCTCGATCTGGTGATTGAAAGGTTGGCGGGCACCGCTTCGTAGGGT
Protein-coding regions in this window:
- a CDS encoding zinc-dependent alcohol dehydrogenase family protein encodes the protein MTRQSTMRAAILETNNAPLRLSTVSTPEVGPREVLVRVRASGVNPLDTKIHAGTAAHAHHPLPAILGIDLAGVVEQTGHDVTRFKPGDEAYGMTGGVGGVPGSLAEFAAVDADLLAPKPANLSMREAAALPLIFITAWEGLIDRAALKAGQKVLIHGGAGGVGHVAIQIARAFGADVFATGSAAQRATIEGFGAVFIDRGTAIEAYVAEHTGGRGFDIVYDTVGGKVLDASFEAVRRFGHVVSALGWGTHALAPLSFRAASYSGVFTLLPLLSGEGRAHHGEIMAEATRLVEAGKLAPLVDARRFTLESVGDAYALIRDHAAEGKLVVDI
- a CDS encoding LysR family transcriptional regulator, whose amino-acid sequence is MDWSDLRIFLAIAREGTLGAAARKIGQTQPTMGRRLRALETALGQTLFQRTADGFVLTDEGTAVLRHAERIEEEALALQRHASGAETQLDGMLRLSSSDWFGTVMLSPVIAAFGKRHPKVTVELLTDARLYSLPRREADLVFRIRPFSEPEVISRKLLHIPYALYGRKGSKPPRAGDGSGARVVTMNAEFADMPDAIWLKRTLPNAEIASRSNNRQAQAELCAGGGGFAVLPRPLGDRDRRLVALDIGATPPGRDTFVGYHRDLRRLARLRALLDLVIERLAGTAS